A part of Aegilops tauschii subsp. strangulata cultivar AL8/78 chromosome 2, Aet v6.0, whole genome shotgun sequence genomic DNA contains:
- the LOC109748010 gene encoding uncharacterized protein has translation MEAYMMFPRSNGKSCEEEQEEDIGCPSESEVSAAGSMLSSDEELDDDATSSSSSSGSTDNFQMSSLMAQLPLKRGLSKFFDGKSQSFASLAAVGGLEDLAKPPGKRIKTSRSCEVGLQDAHRRRFARHNAAAFKKVSKGRLSALGRAPALRPLTASAARPKGLPVRAPLFV, from the exons ATGGAGGCTTACATGATGTTCCCGCGGAGCAATGGAAAGAGCtgcgaggaggagcaggaggaggacaTCGGCTGCCCGTCCGAGTCCGAGGTTTCGGCGGCGGGCTCCATGCTGTCGTCGGACGAGGAGCTCGACGACGACGCCACCTCCAGCTCCAGCTCGTCCGGATCCACCGACAACTTCCAGATGTCCTCCCTCATGGCGCAGCTCCCGCTCAA GAGGGGTCTGTCCAAGTTCTTCGACGGCAAGTCGCAGTCGTTCGCGTCGCTCGCGGCCGTGGGCGGCCTGGAGGACCTGGCCAAGCCGCCGGGCAAGCGGATCAAGACGTCGCGGAGCTGCGAGGTCGGGTTGCAGGACGCGCACCGCCGGCGGTTCGCGCGCCACAATGCCGCGGCCTTCAAGAAGGTGTCCAAAGGGCGGCTGTCCGCGCTCGGCAGGGCGCCGGCGCTCCGGCCGCTGACGGCGAGCGCGGCGAGGCCCAAGGGCTTGCCCGTGCGGGCTCCGCTCTTCGTTTAG